The following DNA comes from Hordeum vulgare subsp. vulgare chromosome 3H, MorexV3_pseudomolecules_assembly, whole genome shotgun sequence.
caccgccGTCACCACGACGTCATGTTGCCGAAGAAATCATCTCTACTCCGCtcctcgctcgctggatcgaggaggtggagacgtcatcgagctgtacgcgtgttgaacgcggaggtgccgtccgttcggcgctcgaTTGGGAGTTCGTGGGACCgatcgtgattggattgcgaagacgtaccactacatcaaccgcattctttaACGCTTCGGTtcatcgatctacaagggtatgtagatacaatctctcctttcatagatggtcatcattatAGATAGAACTTATGTGCGTgcaatttttgttttgtttaccaTGCGACGTTGGCAACACAAATATACAAAAATGAGTTAAGAAGAAAACTGCTGCCCTCAGGAGAAATACTAGTACTCAACATGGGTAGCTGCAAAACAAACAAACATGCGTGGCCCACATGTCCATCACTAAAAAATTTATATTTATAACTATAAATGAATACATTTATATTTAGGACGGTTGGTCCACCTCCAGCtggcctcctcgtccttctcctcctcaatcaatcatcTTCCACCAGATCCAGCTTAGCTttgcttcctcttcctcctcttctcctctgaacccaaacccaagtccCCGAACCCACAGGCGATGGCTGGCGGCGGACGCTCCGAGAAGAATGGCGGCGGGTGCGGGCCGTGCTGCCTGCGGTTCCTGCTCAAGCTGCTCGCCTTCCCGCAGGCCTTCGCCGCCCTCTCCGCCGTCCTCTACGCAGCCTCCATCCTCTCCCGATGGGCGCGCCACCATGAGCTCCacatccaccacctcctcccggACCTCTGGTATGTACATTAGAGATCTCTTCTATATCCCTCCCATGGCCTGCCTCCACTTCCCTTCCCACCTGTACTGTATCTGTATGTATGCAGTGCTGATTCAACTTTTTGGACTCGCAGGTTCGCCTGCGCCGTCATGGCCGCCGGCCTCCTCTACTGCGCCATCCTCCTCGCGGTCTACATCGCCGCCGAGTTCAGCAGCGGGTGCTGCTTCTACTTCGTAAGAAGCACCACATCCCGCACCCATTCATTTCCCCCTCGTGCTTGCTCGTGAATATTCATCTTCATTCCCGGTGATTGATGTATCCGTACTAATCAATCTTTCGTCACTGATGATAACAACTAACTAATTATTCCAGTACACCGGCTTGGCATCGGTGATGATCCTGCTCGAGGAAGCCGTGGCCCATAACATCCTCCTCAACGAGCACTGGATCCAGGTGGGTTCATTGGATGCACATTCATTCCCCTGACAGTTATAAGTTCAGTTCACTTGATAAAACCAGATCACTGATTCATTCATCTTCTTCTTGCAGTATCTGCCGTATGACCGCACCGGAGAGCTCCAGAACCTCGTCTCCTTCGTCAATAACAACCTCGACCTCTGCCAATGGGCTGCTCTCGCCACCTTTGCCACCCAGGTCCGTCAGATCGATATAAACAAGCAATTTCATCACCTCAAATGACACACCAAGTATACACATGCCTTTAAGTTGGATGCTCTAATTAATGCTCTCTCACACTAATTTCCGTTGGTAATAACTAATAAGGTCAACAAACCTACTCTGTTTTCCTTTGCACCTCGAGGAGGATGATCGGATCCGTTTACATGTACAGGTACTCTCGCTTTTCTTGGCGATGATTCTACGAGCCTGGGTTTCACCCACGAGCAGCGACTATGACAACAATGAAGATTTTGTGGTCATAAGGAAGCCGCTGCTTATTGCCCAAGGCGCTCCATCCTATCTCCCTACCACGGCTGACCCCAGAGGCGTCCATCCGAACCTATGGAGCTCATCGATGAGGCAGAAGGTGAGAATTTCTTACCCTCCAATGCTTACTTGCTTGCGCTGATTTCAGATGGATGGGACTATGTAACCTAAGCAAGAGTGCGCCATCGTTAACGACAATACATTTGCTATGTCCGTACAGCACTGTTCATCCTAGCAAACTCAAGAATGTTTTGAACCAGTAATCAAGCACATATTTTGCTTCATCGAAAAAAGCACATATTTTGCTCCTTGGTTTCTATTTGTCAAGATTATTTTAGTTGAAACCTTTATATCTCAAGGCTTGCTGTTACTCTCATGAGTCATGACCACCAGCTGCTTGATACCATAATTATCTTGTACTCTGCTACTACATGTGTAGTCCACCGCAGGATTTAGAACACAACCTGATTGTAGCACACACCATAGTTGAAGCATTTCTAGACGAGCACTAGTTCATTTGCTTACTCCTACAAGGCTGTAACCAAGCAAGTAGTCTGAAGAAAAAGGTGCTAAAGTGGTATTTTTGTATGCTCATTAGTGGTTACACATTATCTAGGTTGGATCATATGCTAGCTTTAGGGTCAAGTTATTACTATCCTTTCTACCTTTTCAATACATCGGAGACGCAAGCATACATTATCTGTGTTGTTGAGTTGCAAAGACTAAAGACAAACTAGTTAGCTGGAAACCATTcacatacatttcattagtagagacGCAACAATAATGTGGAGCACGTTGATTGCAAAAGTAAAGTAAAAAAAAAGGGAAACGGCTATTGTCTTGCTGCAGTTACACACCATTGTTTTAGAGCCGTAAACCTTGTGCAAGTTCGCGAACAAATTGTGACAACTTTATTATAGAAACCAAACATTCCCTTAGTGGACATTGTAAATGTATTGACGTCCCAACAGTGAGTCGTGTATTTCTACTTGAGATTGTGTCTGCGCATCACTCTTCTCCCTAGCAAACTGAAGAAAATTTTGAACCATTACGCAAGCACatatttttctctttgatttcagtTCGCCGAGCTTATTTTGCTGCAGACTATTATGTCTCAACATTTGCTGTTACTCGTGAGTCATGATGCTCGCCTGCTTGATAGCCTCTGTCATAATACTcattgttttttcctttttctctaccATAATTGTTCTATACTCTACTGCATGAATCTGACAATCAAACCCTATGTGAAATCTTATTATCTTGCTGCAGttactcattattatttttagaGTACGAAAATCTCATAATGCCCGACAAACATTTCATATATCATGAAAGGCtatatatgatgatctaaccGTAAGCGAAACGGCGAAAAGATCGTGGCAACTTTATTATATGAACCAATCACGCCCTTAGTTGGACACTGAAAATGTATTCCCATCCCAACAGTCCTGTGTTTATTCTTGATTACTATATCAACTAAAAAGAGCAATGGCAACTAATTTGTATTTTCCTCCTGTGTGCCCTCTAGTATGGACTGAGCTCCTCAGGGGACTACACCTACAACACACTGGATCAAAATGCAGTGCGACCACAGTGAGAAGCTTCTGTGCGACAGGTGATGAAGAAGGAAGGCCATGCATGGCTTTATTGGAAGCACCTGTGCAGCATATTTGTAGTATCTTGTAATATTCCATGGTGTGATGCGCACTGTATACATCTGTGCGCCTAGTCACTCTGTCAATCCCGAACTCATTGTGCATAGTTCCGTCATTAGTGAAGATTGTATATGTGTGACCCTGGTTGGCTAGTTGGAAAGGACATGTTGTCAACATTTCCTTGGGTGTTTATTAAGCTAGGTAGAGATAGCAGTTTATTAAGTGAAAAAGATCCTGTGTAAAGTAATGTTACTAGCACAGTttcagttgtgtggtgagatagtGTTGTTAGGCCGCCAAGTATTAAGTGCTATGTATCTGTTCCTAAACCTCACTGCAGCATCACTTTTGCATAAAAACTTCGTCTCATAATGTACTAAGaactaacaacaacagcaaaaacatgaGCAAGATGAGCACTAACAggtaacaaacaacaacaaaaacaacacataCACTAGTAACAACACTAAGACTAACAATGTGGCAGTAAGAACTAAGCTTAAAGCAATACAGAGTAACTTACAATGTGGCACTACAAAGACAGGATGCGGCACTAAGACTAACAATGTGGCAGTAAGAAGTAGCCATGTGGGATGCACTCTGGTTCAACCCAAAAAGAACGGATTCTTATCGAATCCGGTCTAATACAGTCGAATCGGGCCTAATCTACTATCACGGAACACACCTTGAACTACCCTAGGAACCCTGTATAAGAAACAACGAGAGATTTGAGAGCTTACGGTGCGGGTTGCTGACGGCGCGTACGCCGGTCGTGGAGAAAAACCCGACGAAAAGAGAGGTGCTGGCACGGCTGATGAAGAGGACCCGACCATTTCGGAGGTTGCGGCCATGGACCCCGTCCTGCGCCGACTTGAAGACGACACCGACATCCTGAAGCTTCCCTCCCCTTGCACCGGACGCAGAGGAGAAAACCCTCTTATGAGGGTAAAGACACCACCATAAAAAGGGGCCGTCAAAAGATGGTGCCGGCAGCTGTCGAAGGAGTACACGACCGAGCGGAGCCAAAGCGACAAAAAAGAAAAACCGCTTCCGTTGGAACTATCCACCACGTGGCGTGACCCCTTGTTACGATGAACGCGTCGCGCATCGTTTGGGTTTTTCTTTTGAGGGGAGCGCGAGTCTAGTACCGTGGACCGCGTGAAGGAGGCACCGGTCGTGCGTGCGGCGCAGACCTCACGCTACGCACCCCTCGTCCGCGTCCCTCGTCGACGCTGCCGTCGCCGTGCCATTCACCAAGTGCGACCGGGACGTGACGGACTCCGTCACCATTAATTCCCATTCGACCGTCGGTGATCGGCCTCGCCTTCGCCCGTCGCAGTCCTTCCCGTCCCACGTGCTCCTGCTCACTGACTCAGCAGTCCTACCAACTACTAGTAGAATGAAAGCCCCGCCCCAAACGGCGAAACCAAGCAAGATGATGCCCAGTTGcccaccacacatgcatttgtttgCCCGCCCCGATCTTCTCCCACAAACCACAAACCTCTCTGCCTGTTTCCCTGTGCCCATGTGCGTGCGCTCTGGGCCTAGCTCACCCATGATCAGAATCCAGAAACAATGCGCACCTATTCCTGAATTACAGGCTCATCGCTGTCCTGTCCTGTCCTGCACAAGAACTGCTCGTCCAGCAGTCACTCCGACACATGGGTGGTGGAATGGAATGGCTGGAGTCAGAGGAATGGCAcatcttttttcttctcttgtgtGCATGCGGATTGCAGAAACACACAAAATAAACCTCTTCTTGTGCTCCTCTGGACTCTCTCTAATAAGTCGGTTAATCAAGACGAGTAGATTGATTCGGGCCTCACGCAGGCTACTCGGCAAGAAGATATTCAGACAACAAATCGAGATGTGAGTCGATTCAGCCGACACGCAGACTACTCGGCAGAAGAAATTCAGGCATGAAATCGAG
Coding sequences within:
- the LOC123445382 gene encoding tetraspanin-18-like; protein product: MAGGGRSEKNGGGCGPCCLRFLLKLLAFPQAFAALSAVLYAASILSRWARHHELHIHHLLPDLWFACAVMAAGLLYCAILLAVYIAAEFSSGCCFYFYTGLASVMILLEEAVAHNILLNEHWIQYLPYDRTGELQNLVSFVNNNLDLCQWAALATFATQVLSLFLAMILRAWVSPTSSDYDNNEDFVVIRKPLLIAQGAPSYLPTTADPRGVHPNLWSSSMRQKYGLSSSGDYTYNTLDQNAVRPQ